In one Colletotrichum destructivum chromosome 2, complete sequence genomic region, the following are encoded:
- a CDS encoding Putative large ribosomal subunit protein uL15 produces the protein MPTRFSRTRKHRGHVSAGHGRVGKHRKHPGGRGLAGGQHHHRTNLDKYHPGYFGKVGMRYFHKQQNHFWKPVINLDKLWTLVPAEKREEYLAGKGDKVPVIDLLPFGYSKVLGKGRLPEVPIVVKARWVSKLAEKKITEAGGVVELVA, from the exons ATGCCTACCCGATTCTCGCGCACCCGCAAGCA CCGCGGACACGTCTCCGCCGGTCACGGACGTGTTGGCAAGCACCGCAAGCATCCCGGTGGTCGTGGTCTTGCCGGTGGtcagcaccaccaccgtaCCAACCTCGACAAGTACCATCCCG GTTACTTCGGTAAGGTCGGTATGCGCTACTTCCACAAGCAGCAGAA CCACTTCTGGAAGCCCGTCATCAACCTGGACAAGCTCTGGACCCTCGTTCCCGCTGAGAAGCGCGAGGAGTAcctcgccggcaagggcGACAAGGTCCCCGTCATCGACCTCCTCCCCTTCGGCTACTCCAAGGTCCTCGGCAAGGGCCGCCTCCCTGAGGtccccatcgtcgtcaaggcccGCTGGGTTTCCAAGCTC gccgagaagaagatcacCGAGGCCGGTGGTGTCGTTGAGCTCGTCGCGTAA
- a CDS encoding Putative helicase-like, DEXD box c2 type, ATP-dependent helicase, RAD3-like helicase, DEAD: MAKDAVGDTDLSVPNDIDFNHPYTPYDVQTDFMKTAYGVLQRGNGQVGILESPTGTGKSLSLICASLTWLRNQRVEEHEASLKVNMDDFKDEPDWIVEQMLRRKREELARTWEEREKKLEQIRQKEKAIEARSAKRRRFDDGPSETKTRGTEEDDEWLLDEPDASGPDDGDAMSGLSKETKDILTKFGLGNLKSDQEDDKVADGIKIYYTSRTHSQLTQFIHELRRPEFPSSMPSSIVQGQSEGDRRSKEPVKHLPLSSRQKLCINPSVSRLGSLSAINDRCSELQKPKAKDKCPYTLKEDNITQTHQFRDTAHATLPDIEDLYHLGKKLSVCPYYASRAAIAGAEIVTLPYPLLLQKNARDALGIKLEGNIVIVDEAHNIMDAVANVYASEVKLSELRRARQMLGVYVKRFGKKLKGQNRVMVGQVGRVIEGLSEWMDGQSKLKSPQGIVDSKVLLRCKGVDQINLFRLIQYIQESKLAYKIESYVAHVEEEAADASHGKGPPRSSTPVLHILSSFLISLTNLSSEGRIFYEKLATSPPDIQLSYLLLSPTHAFSSIATSARAVILAGGTMSPFDDYKSHLFPYLPESKLTTLSCGHVIPPSNLCVWTLAGSQPGLKRDPNSTFEFSFQRRGDTDMKGSLGLAIFNLCNVVPDGVVVFFPSYGYLEEVVTAWKGVATRQGQTPQGATSLWDRLQQRKEVFSETRGGSSEEVLESYSRAILGDGSEPKPGAAGKPRGALLLSVVGGKMSEGINFSDRLGRCVIIVGLPYPNINSPEWKAKTEYIETTTVQRLTTDSSGTTKMSRDEALAVAKQAARDFYENACMRAVNQSIGRAIRHQGDYAAIVLVDRRYGTDRIRGKLPGWIRGGLDGDSHEKGLPQLMGALGSFFRSKRAVGS, translated from the exons ATGGCCAAAGATGCTGTCGGCGATACGGACTTGTCCGTTCCGAATGACATCGACTTCAACCACCCTTACACGCCCTATGATGTGCAGACGGACTTCATGAAAACCGCTTATGGCGTGTTGCAGCGTGGTAATGGTCAAGTCGGCATCCTCGAAAGCCCGACAGGCACG GGCAAATCTTTGTCTCTGATATGTGCTTCATTAACGTGGCTCCGGAATCAGCGTGTCGAGGAACACGAGGCGTCTCTCAAAGTCAACATGGACGACTTCAAAGATGAGCCCGATTGGATCGTTGAGCAGATGTTGCGGCGCAAGAGAGAAGAGCTCGCCCGGACCTGGGAAGAGCGGGAGAAGAAATTGGAGCAGATTCGTCAAAAAgagaaggccatcgaggcccgCAGTGCCAAGCGACGCCGTTTCGATGATGGGCCTTCAGAAACAAAGACTCGTGGCactgaagaagatgacgagtGGCTGCTTGATGAACCGGATGCATCTGGCCCAGACGACGGTGACGCTATGAGCGGCCTCAGCAAGGAGACCAAGGACATCCTGACGAAGTTTGGCCTGGGAAACCTCAAATCGGACCAGGAGGATGACAAAGTCGCGGACGGAATCAAG ATATACTACACGTCGAGAACCCATTCTCAACTCACACAATTCATCCATGAACTGCGACGACCCGAATTTCCGTCGtccatgccgtcgtcgattGTGCAAGGCCAGAGTGAAGGCGACCGTCGGTCCAAAGAGCCAGTCAAACACTTACCCCTATCGTCGCGTCAGAAACTTTGCATTAACCCTTCCGTCTCACGCCTGGGCAGCCTGTCGGCCATCAACGATCGTTGCTCGGAGCTCCAGAAACCaaaggccaaggacaagtGCCCTTACACGCTGAAGGAAGACAACATAACTCAGACGCACCAGTTCAGGGACACGGCCCACGCCACGCTCCCCGATATCGAGGATCTGTACCATCTGGGCAAAAAGCTCTCGGTGTGCCCGTACTATGCTTCACGCGCGGCAATCGCGGGCGCCGAGATCGTCACTCTGCCGTACCCCTTGCTTCTGCAGAAGAACGCACGCGATGCCCTGGGTATCAAGCTGGAGGGCAACATCGTGATTGTCGATGAAGCCCACAACATCATGGACGCCGTGGCCAACGTTTATGCGTCCGAGGTGAAGCTGAGCGAGCTGAGGCGGGCCCGGCAGATGCTCGGCGTCTACGTCAAGCGCTTCGGCAAGAAGCTGAAGGGACAGAACCGCGTCATGGTCGGACAGGTGGGACGGGTGATTGAAGGCCTTAGcgagtggatggatgggcaATCAAAGCTCAAG AGCCCCCAGGGCATCGTGGACTCCAAGGTCCTCCTCCGCTGCAAAGGCGTGGACCAAATAAACTTGTTCAGGTTGATCCAGTACATACAGGAGTCGAAACTGGCCTACAAGATCGAGAGCTACGTCGCTCACGTCGAAGAGGAAGCGGCCGACGCCAGTCATGGCAAGGGACCCCCGAGGTCATCCACGCCAGTACTCCATATCCTTTCCTCCTTTCTCATCTCCCTCACCAATCTCAGCTCCGAGGGCCGCATATTCTACGAGAAGCTGGCAACCAGCCCACCGGACATACAGCTCTCTTACCTCTTGCTGTCCCCGACCCACGCGTTCTCGTCCATCGCCACAAGCGCCAGGGCCGTCATCCTCGCAGGCGGAACCATGTCCCCCTTTGACGATTACAAGTCCCATCTTTTCCCCTATCTACCAGAGTCGAAACTCACGACGCTCAGCTGTGGGCACGTCATTCCCCCGTCGAACCTGTGCGTATGGACACTGGCAGGGTCGCAACCGGGCCTCAAGCGGGATCCTAATTCGACCTTTGAGTTCAGTTTCCAACGCAGAGGCGACACGGACATGAAGGGCAGCCTCGGGCTAGCCATATTTAACTTGTGTAATGTCGTTCCTGACGGCGttgtcgtcttcttccctAGCTACGGTTACCTGGAGGAAGTAGTCACAGCGTGGAAAGGTGTTGCGACACGACAAGGCCAGACGCCGCAAGGGGCCACGTCCCTTTGGGACCGACTTCAGCAGAGAAAGGAGGTGTTCAGCGAGACTCGCGGCGGCTCCAGCGAAGAGGTGCTGGAATCGTACAGTCGGGCCATTCTGGGTGACGGCAGCGAGCCGAAGCCGGGAGCGGCAGGCAAACCTCGCGGTGCCCTGCTTCTTAGTGTTGTGGGCGGCAAGATGAGCGAGGGCATCAACTTCTCAGATCGCCTGGGTCGCTGCGTAATCATCGTGGGCCTTCCGTACCCAAACATCAACTCTCCCGAGTGGAAGGCCAAGACGGAATACATCGAGACTACGACGGTTCAACGGCTGACGACGGACTCGTCGGGAACGACAAAGATGTCGAGAGACGAGGCGCTGGCTGTTGCGAagcaggcggcgagggacTTTTACGAGAATGCGTGTATGAGGGCCGTGAACCAAAGTATCGGCCGGGCTATCCGACATCAGGGAGACTACGCGGCCATTGTGCTCGTGGATCGAAGATACGGGACAGACAGGATCCGAGGGAAGCTTCCTGGTTGGATCCGCGGTGGCTTGGACGGTGATAGCCATGAAAAGGGGCTACCGCAGCTGATGGGAGCGCTGGGCAGTTTCTTTCGGTCGAAGCGGGCGGTAGGTTCGTAG